The proteins below come from a single Mya arenaria isolate MELC-2E11 chromosome 6, ASM2691426v1 genomic window:
- the LOC128238003 gene encoding carcinoembryonic antigen-related cell adhesion molecule 5-like: MFLYHFTATSFTISGNSTGTDGASVSQGDNLQMICFSSRNDILLVDWYNKPRDNNYFPTSPTVVMKLDANGTCLFHPSYLVPTNMNCGCVSISNYTCTLISVETDMKGDMWRCKFAYGTQASSTLAYTNELTIDLTVGITSTLISSPIDNPVSVIVNTEGTFQCQTSPGNPVASVVWYKDNKTTSTADDIQITSGTSTSSTPDGDLIVTHGTLTLQVQRDDQDLGVYCRARNMEQWFTSGTKMINVLYGPDPPVCKANNVNVSPSLIVIIGSMFSISCTADSNPLPTTYLLSGPDGINLPLSFTGITRTQAGSYTVEARNSMSATGSGSPVTARNLTSFTIDVLYLPWMPTIRVDGSTVKGMVNIIEGNSKVFNCSTDSNPASSYSWTYPRGSTANRALQ, translated from the exons ATGTTCTTATACCATTTCACAGCTACTTCGTTTACCATCTCGGGTAACAGCACGGGAACTGACGGGGCATCAGTGTCTCAGGGCGACAACTTACAGATGATTTGTTTCTCGTCAAGAAATGATATTCTTCTTGTAGACTGGTACAACAAACCACGCGACAATAATTACTTCCCAACATCACCTACAGTAGTAATGAAACTGGATGCTAATGGAACATGTCTCTTTCACCCGTCTTACCTAGTTCCTACCAACATGAACTGCGGCTGTGTAAGCATATCTAATTACACGTGTACTCTCATCAGTGTGGAGACGGACATGAAGGGCGATATGTGGAGGTGTAAATTTGCATACGGCACTCAAGCGTCGTCGACGTTAGCGTATACCAATGAATTGACTATTGATTTGACAG tTGGCATTACGTCGACACTAATATCCTCTCCAATCGACAACCCCGTGTCCGTTATAGTAAACACAGAAGGCACATTCCAGTGTCAGACGTCCCCTGGAAACCCTGTAGCCTCTGTCGTTTGGTACAAAGACAACAAAACCACTTCTACAGCAGACGACATACAAATAACCTCTGGAACAAGTACATCATCAACACCGGACGGGGATCTGATCGTGACGCATGGGACCCTCACTTTACAGGTACAGAGAGATGACCAGGACTTGGGTGTGTACTGCCGtgcaagaaacatggaacagtGGTTCACTTCCGGAACAAAGATGATAAATGTTCTAT aCGGCCCTGATCCTCCTGTGTGCAAAGCCAACAACGTCAATGTTTCACCATCGTTGATTGTCATTATTGGCAGCATGTTCTCAATATCCTGTACGGCTGACAGTAATCCACTGCCGACCACATATCTACTATCTGGACCAGATGGGATTAACCTACCGTTGAGCTTTACTGGCATAACGAGGACACAGGCAGGATCGTACACCGTTGAGGCCAGGAACAGTATGTCCGCAACTGGGAGTGGTAGTCCGGTTACAGCCCGAAACTTGACGTCCTTTACCATAGATGTATTGT acTTGCCCTGGATGCCAACAATACGTGTGGATGGTAGTACCGTAAAGGGTATGGTGAATATCATCGAAGGCAACAGCAAGGTGTTCAACTGCAGCACTGACAGCAACCCGGCCAGCAGCTACAGCTGGACGTACCCACGTGGATCCACGGCTAACAGAGCATTGCAATAA